ttccatttgaagttaaTTGGAGGATATTTCAACCTACATTGTGTTTGTTGTAGAGGAGTGTATAGTTTCATCATTCTCTCCTTTGAAAGTCATTAAAGCTTGTACATTTGTGAAGTACAGAAGTTCCACTTTTGATGTATTTTCATCTTTACATTTTACACATCTCCACTCACTGAAGTCCGAACTTCAGTATCAGATTCGGTGGTTCACAGTGGATTTGTGGGACTGATAGTTTCTTGTTATTTTATTTAGTTTCTCCTACACCATTTTCTGCATAATAGTGGATGGGGGAACAGTGACAAATTTCTGGAACTGGTGTAGAGAGCTTTGGAACACTTACATATGATTTTTCTGGTAGTTGCAGAACACACTTATAGGTAAAGGTGTCTCTTTATGCAGGGTGCCTTCCTGAGAATTTAACTCGCATTCCTGTCTGTGAATATGGTGCACTGTTTCCCTGAGCTGGACATATACATTTGCCACATGTGGATTAGCCTTTACATGTCAAGGTGGTATGCTCGTGTACTATACTCTCAGTTGGTTATGTAAGGCTGGATCTTATGTCACAAATTGTTCATTTCCATAACTGATTTCTCAACTGATTTAGCGCCTCTTTACAGTCAATATACATTCTTTTTTTACAAGTCATTCTGTATTACTGGAAAGGACATTTTGTAGCTCGGCTTTGCTGGGTTAGTTCCACTTTTGACTGGACTCAATGAGAGGTGCTGGTATTTACTAGCAGAGTACTACTACACAATCTTTTCATCCATGTCTGATGTAATTATTGAAGGTCTTTTTCTATGAACATGAAGGCATCCTGTTTGAAACTAGATAGATGCTATGGTTTATCAGAAGTGCTCTGTCCGATTTGGTGTTGATACCTGCTACTGATTCACCCATCCCATTGAGAATGTTAGAATTCCCATGAAATTTCACTTCAACATGATTTTGAAACTGAATAGATTTTGTGGTTTACCAGAAGTGCTCGTGTTTCATTAGGTGTTGGTAGCTGCCAGTGATACATCCATTCCATTGGGAATTTTTAATTCCTGTGGAATGTATCTGTCATAAAATCATGTTTCCTCCAAAAGGAAGTTCTTCATGTCACAGTAAGATAATACAAGTGGTTTGCCAAGCCTCTGTCCAATCATTGTTGACCAAGACTCCTGGCAGGAGAATACTTTATCATCCAGAGATCCTTGTCAGAAAATTTCATAGATTTACCAGAATTGTGATCATCTTAAGTACTTTCATTGCATTTCCACGAAATACTAACATTTCTGTAAATTGACCTGGTCATATGTAATTGTTGTAAAATCGCTGGCTTGTGGGCCACTGCAatcttgccccccccctccccccccccctccccccccccccacacacacacatatttgaacttctgtatctcTCCTTGGTCTTGTGATACAAAACTCATATACAATGAAATCATATGATGGTGGGTGAAGCATGCCATTACATAAGTAACCTGATGTTCCACATAGTTCAGTCATTGGAGGCCTAGAGGTTTTTGACCACCTGATGTTGCGCCAGGTCACAGCATACGtactttgttgtgaaaatgctagtTAAAAGAGCTTCCAGTGCATGCAAATCTCTTGAAGCCAACCAGATTATGGTGCAAATCTTTTTATAGTGCATAGTGTCTGTAaagaagttaaaaaagcaacatttTGAATTTTAATGGTGAAATTTAGCTTAGGCCTAGTTAAAACAATGCATTGTTGAAGTTATTCATGAATCAAGAGCATATGCAGTATTATTTGTACTTGTATAATTTCatgaatttttttaacagtttacatGTTCAGAGTAGACGATTACAATGCCagccaaagattttttttttcaaatgttactagaatgcaaaagaaaatagttTTTGATTCTGCACCATATGGCTCTATTACATTGGATGCTGAACGTTCCCGgagaacaacaaaaacaacctTCTCAAAACTAGTGTAAGAAAAAAAACACCAGTGAAAATTTCTGCTGTATCATTTCTGAACTCTAATGTGATCTGTATGTTGGGAGGGGGGCTCATTAAATATATTTTGCTTTTTCACACACTGTACTCATTTAATCCATTGTCATGTAAACCAGTGCTGTGAGACGTAGTAAAAATTGATAAATTAAATGTTTTACCAACCAAAATCTTTAAGTACTTGCAGTTTCCAAAGGGAAGTGCCTCAACCAGTGCAGACTCATTTGAACGAAGTTGGCATATTTTGCTTAGATCTGCCACTGCTGATGATAAAAATAGTGAATGTACAAGTTGCTGATGGTAACACATGAAAGGGCATCTGCTTCTCACTTAAAGCAAAATACGTTTTTAGATACTTTGTGTTTGAAGTGATAAGTTACGTACCAGTTCCGGCATGTTATCACTCATTGTACCAGACACACATATTACAAATGTGACAATGTATAACTAACAACAGTACAAGAAATATTAAGTTTTCAGGAGATAGACTTTTCGGCACTAAATGTATGTGTTTTAACAACAGAGATGCTTTCAGTGTAACAGATGATGGGTGTTAGGTATTGTGTTGCAACTGATTCAGTTTCCAGCAGGATATACATATTAAAAATACCTCATCAATGTAATACCATTTGCTGGGATGAAACCACAAGGATATTGTAAAatttgtagttgtgtgtgtgtgtgtgtgtgtgtgtgtgtgtgtgtgtgtgtgtgtgtgtgtgaagaaatggacatttggagtcacTCAGTGGAGTTAGTTCTCCATCTAGATGATGTAGAGATTACTGAGTAATGCAAACATAAACAATACTGCTGTAAAACGGTAGAGCacgtgcctgtgaaaggcaaaggtcccgagttcaagtcttggtctggcccgcagttttaatctgccagaaactttcatgtcagcgcacactctgctgcagagtgaaaatgtcattctggaatactgctgtaaATTGGGAATTTTTTGGTAAAGATATTTTTCTGTAACATtctgtgaagtttcatttgttCATTAAATTTCTGTGTACTGTCAAGTTAATAGGATGCGAATTTACATTTTTGTTACAGAACCAGCTGAAGAATTTGGAGGAGGCATGTGATGAATTGACGCTAATGGACCCAACAGaatttgttccatattttatggGTGAAGTTTTCATCAATCAAGATATTGAACAAACAGAGGTACTTagaataatataatatatattttatactttttgaattattattatttgaattaaTTTATATTACAATGATTTCCAGAAAATGTTGGAGGAAGCCAAAAACAAGATTTTATCAGAAACAAAGGATTTGGAGGATAAATGCAGTAATATAAAAAACCAAATGAGTGAACTGAAAACTTACCTTTATGCTAAATTTGGAAATCACATAAACCTTGAAGCAGATGATGACTGAGCCTTTCCCTGTGAGAGATTGTTTGTACTTACATTTTCTTGTTTTACACTGTCATACGTGGTGATATTTGTTTCAAAAGAACACTGTGCTTCATTTTTTGTAGTCCCTGAGTGAACGGTGATGTATGATTAAACAAAAGTATTACCTCTCAAACTATGAACACTGTTTCACTTTATTTTAATATGTGCTATATTTGAATTTATCATCTGAGAGGAGTGATGTCCATGATACCTTCCAAATGGGCTTCATATATATACTCTTATTTTTAGAAAAATATGTGCGAGAATAATAAGTGCTTAATAGTGTTACATTTGTCATACCTGTGCCTGTTACGCTAAATAATTTTGATTTGCAAAGAATTGTTATTCtatgttaggaaattcatttgtttgATACTGTTGGTGTAACCACCTGTGTAAATAGCTGACTTATACTCGGAACACTCGGCAATATTAATTACATTTCTGCATCATTTTCTCTAACcttaaaaaataaatttgaaagttAGTTTGAATGCCACAGTGTTTTACTAGACATTGTTctcccctccccctaccctccccctaccctccccctaccctccccctaccctccccctaccctccccctaccctccccctaccctccccctaccctccccctaccctccccctaccctccccctaccctccccctaccctccccctaccctccccctaccctcccctcccccccatgagGGACTAATGAAGTGTATTAGGAGGTTGAAAATAGTTTTCAACTGGTTGAAATTACCACTCTCTTCCAAAATTGCAAGACAAGGAGACACAGATAAGTGTCAGCTGGACTATGTCATGGTTAGATAAAGATACAGAAACAAAATTCTaaaaaagacaaccactgaatacatACTTCAAAATGGACAGCATTTGAATGATGTGATTTCCAGTCCTGTACAACTTAATTCTGAGCTTCAAATAAAGTTTCGTAATATTCTTTCAGTTTCGCAATTATTTCAGATTTTCTCTTCTCTGTGGTGCActtagttttgatgaacagtttgtTGTCGATTAAGAGGATAAAGAAAGAATATACAATGGAGTCTAATGCAGAAAATTTAAGACAAAATTATAGGGAATTGGAAGTTCTCAGAGGTAGTGACTAATGGCCTAAGTAAAAGTATTAGTAGTGTTTCAGTAGATGAGTCAAATatagtaaacaaagaaacaattgaGGCCAGACAGAGCACTAACAAGAAGAATAGAGGCTAAATTAGGATGAATGAGGAACATATGTTAAGGTACTGAGGAAAATGTGGTTTTAGAAAAAATTGACAGTGTAATGGAACTTCAGAAAAATACTACTAGATGTTGGTGAAAAATGTGGAAGAAGTGGAAGAAATACATGTTCCAGTAATGCAGTCAGTGCATTAAATTGTTTGAATAGAAACAAATAAGGTGTTGATGTATACATTTAAAGGTGTATAAACTGGGTTATTTGAACTGGCATAAAAATCTATGAAACAGATGTGTTACTATCAGATTTCCAGAAAAGCTAGCAATTTGCCACAGAAGGCACATAATAGTACcataaatgtaaataatgttgGGACAATGGAAGGTGTCAACGGAAGAAAATGCTGACCCACAAGAGCTTTACTGCATGTTATATATTTTGTTAAATTCAAAGATAAGAACATAAAGACAATAAAACAAAGCAATTCATCCAATAAACAGCATTTTCTAATGGTGCATGTGGAACTGTGTTACCAGCATGATGTGCATTTAATAACACAAGAGATAAAGTGATCAAACTAATACTTACTAAATGAAGGGTTATCACTTTCTTCCATCAACCCGTTCAATTAATCTAACAAGTCAAGCTTGTAAACTGTtgaccagaatataaataaaaattagacATATGGATGAAGAAGAGCTTAGTGTCAGGATGGAAAAAGGTGCTGGAGGAACAATCCAGACCTTTtataatatggggggggggggtgtatctgttgggagaccagacaaacgtgtggttcctgaagaggggcagcagccttttcagtagttgcaggggcaacagtctggatggttgactgatctggccttgtaacactaaccaaaaaggccttgctgtgctggtgctgcgaacggctgaaagcaaggggaaactacagctgtaatttttcctgagggcatgcagctttactgt
This genomic interval from Schistocerca cancellata isolate TAMUIC-IGC-003103 chromosome 3, iqSchCanc2.1, whole genome shotgun sequence contains the following:
- the LOC126175536 gene encoding probable prefoldin subunit 4 — its product is MASSNSATFQPDSDVHISYDDQQKINEFARHNARLEDYKDELKSKQNQLKNLEEACDELTLMDPTEFVPYFMGEVFINQDIEQTEKMLEEAKNKILSETKDLEDKCSNIKNQMSELKTYLYAKFGNHINLEADDD